The DNA sequence AGGGCAGGGTAAGCGGGGCCCCATGTGGACTGAAATTCAGCTCAGCCCACATTCCAATAATAACCGCCTTTCCTTCCAAAGATTTCCGTGGCCCTCAGCCTCTACTCACATCACCTAATCACCTTTCACCTCTATATCTCTCTCTATTCACACACAAAGACTATCTGCCCatcaaattttctatcaaaaatATATCCAAACATGATTCCATTTCAAACTGCAATACGcctttaaatatttacaagttGCAACGTCTACTAGGAAAGCCAACTCACCctcaataatattttgttcctAAACCTACACTTAGAGGTCTTCCTCATTCAAACTCTACACTATTACTTAATGAATTTTGCGTATActttattgaaattatgaattggaatgccatcaaatatatacttgtttatttcattttatgtaaactattttttctctaaatccaaacatatttatCTGCATTAATGTAAGGGCTGTTACAAGAAAGGACAAAAGCCCATCATTTTTGGTCAAGAGAATGCTGAAAGTGAAGCATTATTATCAAAAACAGAACCCTCTAATATTGAACTACAATGGTGGTTTTTGTTATTGGGAAATCCTTTTTCCTCAAACGGGGGTAACGCAACACTGCTAAAGTGCTAATCACCAGTCGCGCCGCTGCATCACCACCCCATCATTGCATAGAAACATTACCAAAACTACCCATAATCACCAGTAAATGCAACTTTATTCTTTGATATTGAATGAAGAAATGCAGCAGTAAATGCAGATTCTTCTCTTTCAACTGCCTCTCAATTATTGGCCCACTTCCTTTAATTCTTCCCATAAAAATTCAAGTTCTTGTGCGTTCCATAAAACTGAAAAGACTTTCACGTTTCACCTCCTTGTTAAACTTCCTTCGTCTGCCTATCCCGAGAGTTTGTCTCCATTATCCAGCCTTTTCTGTTGTCTTTTTTCCCGCTGTTCTACTCGTGGATGTTCAAACATTGTTCTGTTTGTTAGTTTAGcttgtttctttctctctGCTACTTTCATGGTTTCTTCACATCTTATCGCTATcctttgataattttcaaGCATGAAACCATTATTCTGAACTTCCCATTTGAAGTTTCACTTACTTCTTGGATATTTTGCTTAGATTAGGCCTTTAACGAGTGCTTTTTTTAAGTCTTTGACAGCTTTGAAGGTGCGGTCTTTTCAGAAATTTGTTATTTAAGCTGTTCTTTTGAGTGATGTGTctggttatattttttttagcttTTTCAGGCTTACAATCTTCTAGGGTTTTACTGAAATCATTGTAGAATTGAAGCTTGGAATATGCAAATGGGGTGTTCCACTACTTTTCTTTTGGTGTTTCTTTCATGGCTCTTGTTTGCTTCAAGAACTCACCAGCTGAGGAGCTATGAAACACAAGTTCTTCTTCAGCTGAGGAAGCATTTGGAGTACCCAATCCCACTCAACGTTTGGGAAAACAACACTgatgatttgtgtaatttgTCCTCTCCACCGCACATGAGCATCAAATGTGAGGACGATTCAGTTACTGAGCTCAGAATTGTGGGAGATAAGCCGGCAAAGGTCAGTGAATTCAGGGGATTTCCCATACCAAATCAAACATTATCTCCGAGTTTCTCAGTTGATTCTTTTGTTACTACATTGACGCGGTTGTCTAGCTTAAGGGTCCTTAGCTTAGTATCCTTAGGCATTTGGGGCTCGCTGCCTGATAAAATTCATCGGTTATCTTCACTTGAAGCTTTGGACatgagttcaaattttatgtttgGTTCGATTCCATCTGAAATGTCAAGATTGGTGAAGCTTCAGACTTTGACCTTTGATGAGAACTTTTTCAATGATACAGTCCCTGAGTGGTTGGATTCATTAGCAAATCTCACCACATTGAGCTTAAAGAACAACAGACTGAAGGGTCAGATTCCTTCTGCATTGCCAAGAATTTCAACCCTGACTGAATTAGGTCTGTCACACAACTTGCTTTCTGGGAAATTGCCTGATCTGAGCAGCCTGTCTAATTTGCAGTTGCTGGATTTGAGAGAGAACAATCTGGATTCTGAATTGCCTCCTCTGCCAGAAGGGCTGGGTAATATTTTCCTCAGCAACAATTCATTTTCTGGTAGTATACCAGAGCAATTTGGCAAATTGAATCATCTTCAGCACCTTGATCTCTCAGACAATTATCTGAGTGGAACCCCACCTGCTTTGCTGTTCTCTTTGCCCAATATTAGTTACTTGAATTTATCATCCAACAGTCTTAGTGGATCGCTTCCTGGGCATCTCAAGTGTGGGGATTCGCTTAGCCTGGTTGATCTTTCTGATAACAGATTGATAGGTCAGCTTCCAAATTGCTTGGGTACTGCTGCCATTGCTGGAGATAACATAATGGTTGATATTCATGGGAATTGCTTCTCCATTGAAGACAGAGATCAACATCCTAGTGGATATTGCAAAGACATTGCTAAGAGGAGATCCACCGTGAAGGAAATAGCTGTTCTAGCTGGTGTGATTGGTGGAATTATCATCATTGTGGCATTCATCTTGGTTGTAGGTCTTCTCGTTTACTGTAAAAAACACCGCAAACAGGAGGCGTTAATTCAGCATATTGCACCTAAGGTTAAGCAAGATGATCCACCATCAGGAATTTCCCCTGAACTCCTAGCAAATGCCAGTAAGTTTAGTTTTGTGCATTATCATGTGTTCTGATAATAGTCATTTTTGagcaaattaaaacaaaaatatttgatgttgacAATTTAAGGCGTGCAGCCATTGTCGATCCTCTTCCAATGATGGTGCAGTTTTAACAATGTTTTTAAAGGAAGTCCAACATGAATCCTTCAggtttatttaactttttcatatttatgtgCAATCAGGGATCATCTCGCAAGCAGCAAAAATGGGGAACCAAAGTGCTCTACCCTACAGGGTGTTCTCTGTAGTAGAACTGGAAGAAGCCACAAAAAACTTTGATCCCTCAACATTTTTGGGTGAGGGCCCTATGGGAAAGGTACCTTAGCAGCTATCATATTCTTTGAACTATTAGCTGTAAGTGTTGCTAAAATAGTGTATCAGGTAGATGGATCAACTAATGGAAGTATTACGTGGAAACAGGGGGAAAGCCACTGTCCAGCCCCAGCGGCTGACAGGGCTtgccaccccccccccccccccccccccccccccccccaaaaaaaaaaaaagaaaaaagaaaagaaattcctactttctataatttttactaattatattaccattATATGCTATACTTaatttgcaattattattatacaaatttaaaaacccACTACGAAGAAATGTAATattcataacaaaatataagtgATAACTTTTACATTTGtcactaaaaaattatattgagtgataatatttttggtcttgtcattacataattattagtgTGAAGAATTGTGCATGAAGTTATCAATAGATAATTAGTGATACTTCTATATTGACAACTAAATAACAATAAGATATAATGACATAAATTTACAAGGTCGTCATTATATATGTGTCTAATCGCCTATAATGACTTTATACACtattttttgttactaatttCTACTAATAACAAActaattatgaaaaacaatattactaaatatcactcactttttcttgtcatcaaatttctcttctttcttctttcttttatattttttatggcgatgtttgaagaatttaattttttattcaataaattaactaaCTAAATTATGATGGGGCTAAACTGTTTTTCTGGCTCAGGCAATGCGTGCTAAAAAAGTTCTTGAACAGTCTATTGTCAGAGGAGAAAGAGATGAAATTCTTATGCTGGATCAAATGTGGCTAATTTTTCAATGTTtaaagttttcattttcacaTGCATGTGTTCTGGAAAATTGTTTGTCTAACTCATTTATGCAATTATGTTTGCCTCGCATTCCACTTCATCAATATGAATGTTAGCATGCATGTCTTTCTTATGATGGTGCATGATTTTGCTGATGAGAACCTTTATGCAATTATCTTCGCCTCACATTCCATTTGATCAATAGAGTGGAAACAAGTGGAAATTTTGATCGATGATGCTGTTTTGGGGTAAGGCAATGTGCAAAagttggaaaaaagaaaattgattaaagatCAGATAGATTTTCAGGGTTATGCTATTTAAACCACATTATACATTCCCAGTTAACTACCTTTCTTAAAATTCTATCTCCATGTCTCAGGTTTACAAGGGAAGGTTAGAGAATGGCACCCTTGTCATTATACGATCCTTGGCTCTACATAGGAAATACTCAATTAGGAACCTCAGGCTGAGGCTGGATTTGCTTTCAAAGCTTCACCATCCTCACCTGGTTGGCCTTCTTGGTCATTGCATTGATGGTGGAATGCAAGATGACTCGACTATACATAGATTGTTCCTTGTGCAGGAATTTGTTCCTAATGGGAACTTCCGGTCTCATCTTTCAGGTAGTAAACTTACCTTTGTCTAGCCTCAAGTTCTTTTCTAAATCAGAACATCAACGCCTTTTGCTTAGAAACCAAATTATATGTTTGAATTGATTCCCAACCTACAGATGATATGATTGTTTGCAAGATTAAATAGGTACCTGGACATTTCACTCATCTTTATAAGTGGAAAGAGAAAGTAATAACTCCAGACAGTAGGTTTTACCAGCTCATGAATAGAATGTCATGTGTCGGAAGATAGTACAACTTAACATCTATTTAGCAGAAAGTGATATTATGTAAGCATCAGCTGTGTCATCATGTGATTGCTCAAAATCTGGATGGACCTGTGGGTTTGTCCTCTTCTTCGtgaacatataatatatttattggtttTATTGAGCTTAATCAACTATGCTCCTGTACAGAGACCTCTCCAGAGAAGATACTGAAGTGGTCCGACAGATTAGCCATTCTAATTGGTGTAGCCAAGGCTGTTCATTTTCTGCATACTGGAGTGATTCCACCTTCTTTCAGCAATCGACTGAAGACAAATAATATACTGCTTGACGAGCACGGGATTGCCAAACTTAGCGACTATGGGATTTCCATCATTACAGATGAAACTGAAAAATCTGAAGTATGCTCCTTTTTCAGTATTTAGACCATATTAAAGTTTGTAAGTATATGTCTAACTGATGATATATCTCTTTTGCAGGCAAAGGGAGATACAACTAAATCAGGGTAAAAAGAAACTTCTCTTTGGCATTAATCTTTGTCCATCAGCAACTTTTGCAGTTTATTCATAAACACTCCTCTTTTACAGGCATGTTGAGAAATTGCAGGATGATGTTTACAACTTCGGATTCATATTACTTGAATCGCTCGTTGGTCCTATCGTTAGTGGAAAAGGAGAAACATTTCTACTAAATGAAATGGTATGTTACTGCAATCCATGTCCATCTCAGCTCCAACATGCTTAAGAATCAGTAATAGCTATAGCACAATGGCAATTACCTCATCTCACTTGATAATTCTTCCGATGGCCAGACTTCCTTTAACAGCCAAGACGGTCGGCTAAAGATAGTGGATCCAATTGTGTTAACCACCAGCTCGCAAGAATCCTTGTCAATTGTGATATCCATCACAAACAAATGTATATCGCCTGAATTCTCAAACCGGCCCTCTTTTGAGGATGTCCTTTGGAACTTGCAGTATGCAGCTCAAGTCCAGGCTACAGCCGAGGCCGATCAGAAATCCGAAACTACATCTCGTCCAAGCTTCAGTTGAGAAGATAACTAATCCTGTCCAGGAACACCCTCGCTTTTGTGGGAAACTACCTTGCAGCCATCCTGATGAGGACCCTCTCACCTTCATGGTAACTAAGTAAACATGAATGTGCCCATGTCTCGACCTAGCTATTCCTGTTTTATTTTGTAGCTGTGTAAATTGTAAATGTCCTTCCACTCTTGATTCTTTGATTGACTTAGAGAATAGGTGAAGTTACAGATTATAGCCTCTTGAGATATTATCTTGAGACAAACTTGTAGCTATGATCATTCTATAGTTTCATTCACAGAGTTTGTTGGGATCACTTGTTTGTGTGGCAGCAGTTTTGATCACATACTTGAGCAATGAAGATGTAAATTTCATTGGGTGTTGAACCTTAAAGTTTTGTGTTGGATGTTGTGggaattgaaaaattaaaggtGTGCTAATAATGTGGCTTGTTTAGGTACCAAACCAGGAGATTGAGGTAGTGTTAGGTATTTACCTTAGCTTAGcagcagaaaagaaaagcaggCAGGCAATAAGCCTAACACAACAGCAGGCTTGTATTGATGTGTGGTTGTTGTGAGATGTGACTTGAGAACTCCCATTGAAGTGCACCAGAATTCAATTGTTGTGAAGTCCCACCAGGAACAGCCCTTTGGTCACCCTTGAGGCTGAGTGGGACATCTCAACCTACTCTCTCTCCCCCCCCTGCGGGTCTGAGTTCAGTGCCCAATTTAATGCAACCGCCCTCAcccattaaataattgaaaagttTGTGTACTACAACGCCATTGTTACTTTTTATCATATTCAATTCAACTCTACAATAATATTTCTCTATATTTAGCTTTACTGTTATCtaattcatcatttatttttaaaaacatgaTCCATTATATAATCGTGCCATAACAACTTTGATTTGTatcttaatttgataaaatcagtccttaatcattttttaatagaattttaaatactaaTAGCATAACGTGTATAATTGTATCAATTTTGTgtgaagcaaaaaaatat is a window from the Sesamum indicum cultivar Zhongzhi No. 13 linkage group LG15, S_indicum_v1.0, whole genome shotgun sequence genome containing:
- the LOC105177409 gene encoding probable inactive leucine-rich repeat receptor-like protein kinase At3g03770, which codes for MQMGCSTTFLLVFLSWLLFASRTHQLRSYETQVLLQLRKHLEYPIPLNVWENNTDDLCNLSSPPHMSIKCEDDSVTELRIVGDKPAKVSEFRGFPIPNQTLSPSFSVDSFVTTLTRLSSLRVLSLVSLGIWGSLPDKIHRLSSLEALDMSSNFMFGSIPSEMSRLVKLQTLTFDENFFNDTVPEWLDSLANLTTLSLKNNRLKGQIPSALPRISTLTELGLSHNLLSGKLPDLSSLSNLQLLDLRENNLDSELPPLPEGLGNIFLSNNSFSGSIPEQFGKLNHLQHLDLSDNYLSGTPPALLFSLPNISYLNLSSNSLSGSLPGHLKCGDSLSLVDLSDNRLIGQLPNCLGTAAIAGDNIMVDIHGNCFSIEDRDQHPSGYCKDIAKRRSTVKEIAVLAGVIGGIIIIVAFILVVGLLVYCKKHRKQEALIQHIAPKVKQDDPPSGISPELLANARIISQAAKMGNQSALPYRVFSVVELEEATKNFDPSTFLGEGPMGKVYKGRLENGTLVIIRSLALHRKYSIRNLRLRLDLLSKLHHPHLVGLLGHCIDGGMQDDSTIHRLFLVQEFVPNGNFRSHLSETSPEKILKWSDRLAILIGVAKAVHFLHTGVIPPSFSNRLKTNNILLDEHGIAKLSDYGISIITDETEKSEAKGDTTKSGHVEKLQDDVYNFGFILLESLVGPIVSGKGETFLLNEMTSFNSQDGRLKIVDPIVLTTSSQESLSIVISITNKCISPEFSNRPSFEDVLWNLQYAAQVQATAEADQKSETTSRPSFS